A genomic window from Archaeoglobus profundus DSM 5631 includes:
- a CDS encoding aspartate kinase, whose product MRIVMKFGGTSVKDGSSILHCAKLVKRYVNDNEVVVVVSAMASVTDALLNIAEKCCVERARGQIKLFIADMMKRHYEAVEIAVKSEEIKNKVYATLGSLFDELEKVLLGISYLGELTNRSRDYILSFGERLLAPIFSACLISLGVNSVALTGGEAGIITDRNFGRARPLPKAYQLIRNRIEPLIKINKIVPVITGFIGTTEDGIITTLGRGGSDLTATLIASAIDADEVWLWKEVDGIMTADPKIVPNARVIPQISYQEAMELSHFGAKILHPKALDPVIKKKIPVRIKNTFNPDAEGTVICESTESTSDIVKALSLIEKVAIVNVSGAGFDFAEIMAKVFRRLANAKVNVIMVAQSSSELNLSIVIEKSDLPRALEALEDLNGENVKIDKIDDVAVVSAVGAGMAGTPGVAGRIFSALGKKGINVIMISQSCSEYNVSFAVKRDEGREAVRVIHDEFKLGG is encoded by the coding sequence ATGAGAATCGTCATGAAGTTCGGTGGAACAAGCGTTAAGGATGGTTCGAGCATACTTCACTGTGCAAAGCTCGTAAAGAGATACGTCAACGACAACGAGGTCGTTGTTGTAGTCTCTGCAATGGCCAGTGTCACGGATGCTCTTCTAAATATAGCCGAAAAGTGTTGCGTTGAAAGAGCACGCGGACAGATTAAGCTCTTTATAGCGGATATGATGAAGAGACATTACGAAGCTGTTGAGATTGCCGTAAAGAGCGAGGAAATAAAGAACAAGGTTTATGCGACATTGGGTTCTTTATTTGATGAGCTTGAGAAGGTTTTGCTCGGTATAAGTTATTTGGGTGAGCTTACAAATCGAAGCAGAGATTACATTCTATCCTTCGGTGAGAGACTTTTGGCTCCAATATTCTCAGCGTGTTTAATCTCCTTAGGTGTGAATTCCGTAGCTTTAACGGGTGGAGAGGCTGGGATAATAACTGACAGAAACTTTGGAAGGGCTAGACCACTACCAAAAGCGTATCAACTAATAAGGAATAGGATAGAACCTCTTATAAAGATAAACAAGATAGTCCCAGTCATTACGGGATTCATAGGTACTACGGAGGACGGAATAATAACGACTCTGGGAAGAGGAGGTAGTGATCTTACGGCAACGCTGATAGCTTCGGCAATAGATGCCGATGAGGTCTGGCTCTGGAAAGAAGTTGATGGAATCATGACAGCCGATCCAAAGATCGTCCCAAACGCAAGGGTAATTCCCCAGATATCGTATCAAGAGGCTATGGAGCTTTCACACTTCGGCGCAAAGATTCTACATCCAAAAGCTTTGGATCCCGTTATTAAGAAGAAGATACCGGTGAGGATAAAGAACACATTCAACCCAGATGCCGAAGGAACAGTAATATGTGAATCCACAGAGTCGACAAGTGACATCGTTAAAGCTTTGAGTTTGATAGAGAAGGTTGCAATAGTCAACGTAAGTGGAGCTGGGTTTGACTTTGCTGAAATAATGGCCAAAGTCTTTAGGAGGCTTGCAAATGCAAAGGTGAATGTCATAATGGTCGCTCAGAGTTCTTCGGAACTCAATCTGTCAATAGTGATAGAGAAATCCGACCTTCCGAGAGCGTTGGAGGCCCTTGAAGACCTGAACGGTGAAAACGTCAAGATAGACAAGATCGACGATGTTGCTGTAGTGAGTGCCGTAGGAGCTGGAATGGCTGGAACTCCGGGTGTAGCAGGTAGAATATTCTCCGCTTTGGGCAAGAAAGGCATAAACGTGATAATGATAAGCCAGAGCTGTTCAGAATACAACGTATCATTTGCCGTCAAGAGAGATGAGGGTAGGGAGGCAGTTAGAGTAATACACGACGAGTTTAAGCTCGGAGGATAA
- a CDS encoding tRNA pseudouridine(54/55) synthase Pus10, whose translation MIEVCEKCYNALKIGKIVEANECMICSGLLYRLDSIADEILKRLKDYEFDTFLIGSRSYGSLKALEDYLNLDDKKRLKHRFNRELSKVLARKSGKSYSTDPDVTIIYDLENPSFEVQVAPLYIYGRYKKRVRGLSQTRWICRFCNGKGCEVCNWTGKRYLSVEELITEPIREFVGGKHAILHGAGREDVDARMLGNGRPFIVEIQDPKRRKIDLKELEKIVNEFCRGKVVVSDLKFAKAKDVEFIKSAGFVKVYRAKVVFEKEVSREELEKAVEKLKEQPIHQRTPLRVLHRRADLVRVRRVYDAEIILHRGKVAVIKIVAESGLYIKELVSGDQGRTKPSLSELLGVNCWVEKLDVIEVRGGL comes from the coding sequence ATGATCGAAGTCTGCGAAAAATGTTATAATGCTCTAAAGATCGGGAAGATCGTAGAGGCGAACGAGTGCATGATCTGTTCGGGCTTACTCTATAGGCTAGACAGCATAGCCGATGAAATATTGAAGAGACTAAAAGATTACGAGTTTGATACGTTCCTGATTGGAAGTAGGAGTTACGGAAGTTTGAAGGCTTTGGAGGATTACCTAAATTTGGACGATAAAAAGAGGCTTAAGCACAGGTTCAACAGAGAGCTTTCAAAGGTTCTTGCAAGAAAGAGCGGTAAATCTTACTCAACTGATCCCGACGTAACGATAATCTACGATCTCGAAAATCCAAGTTTCGAAGTTCAGGTAGCTCCCCTTTACATCTACGGTAGATACAAGAAGAGAGTAAGGGGTTTATCTCAAACAAGATGGATTTGCAGGTTTTGCAACGGTAAGGGCTGTGAAGTTTGCAATTGGACAGGAAAGAGGTATCTCTCTGTTGAGGAACTTATAACAGAGCCTATTAGAGAGTTTGTAGGAGGGAAGCATGCAATTCTGCACGGAGCCGGGAGAGAGGATGTTGATGCGAGAATGTTAGGAAATGGAAGACCGTTTATAGTTGAAATTCAAGATCCTAAGAGGAGAAAAATTGATCTGAAAGAGCTTGAGAAAATTGTAAACGAGTTCTGCAGAGGAAAGGTAGTTGTGAGCGATTTGAAGTTTGCTAAGGCTAAGGATGTTGAGTTCATAAAATCCGCGGGGTTTGTGAAAGTTTACAGAGCTAAGGTCGTGTTTGAGAAGGAAGTCAGTAGAGAGGAACTCGAAAAGGCAGTCGAGAAGCTGAAGGAACAGCCGATACACCAGAGAACACCGCTTAGAGTTTTGCACAGAAGAGCAGATTTGGTGAGGGTTAGAAGAGTTTACGATGCAGAGATAATTCTGCATAGGGGTAAAGTTGCTGTTATAAAGATAGTTGCTGAGAGCGGGTTGTATATCAAGGAGCTTGTAAGCGGTGATCAAGGAAGGACTAAGCCAAGCTTAAGCGAACTTCTGGGTGTTAACTGTTGGGTTGAAAAGTTGGATGTGATAGAGGTCAGGGGTGGGCTTTAG